In Rosa chinensis cultivar Old Blush chromosome 1, RchiOBHm-V2, whole genome shotgun sequence, a genomic segment contains:
- the LOC112203163 gene encoding probable polygalacturonase At3g15720 isoform X2 — MEGRILATMFLFMIIMVASPSPSSCARLNGFPTTYTLRDDGAIGYYGDQVAAATSNSFHDKEYGDVFATPNTFKEYYRPLANRQTDDDLQAFPDAWRSLAKSEFNVMNYGAVGNGQVDDTQAFLKAWGDVCGSTQGLPALIIPKGNTFLLNSVEFKGPCKAASVNFQLSGNIVAPNNINAWKDKEKWIQFYDVEGLIINGGGQIDGQGEVWWKVCDNSNCQRPTSCDGLRLSDITHINSPRNHIFIMGSNGVQISDILIRAPDESPNTDGIKISRSTNINIHNSFIGTGDDCIAIISGSSHINITNVMCGPGHGISVGSLGKEGAYNTVEDVQVRNCTLKGTDNGARIKTWQGGSGYARNISFEDIIIQEVKNPIIIDQKYIDKSIAGTGTLLGQGSAVKVSDVTFRNIRGSVAGETAITLDCDDQIGCKNIVMDNIDLTSSVPGKKVSAQCKNVQGFSTSLSPSVPCL; from the exons ATGGAGGGTCGAATACTTGCTACGATGTTTTTGTTCATGATCATTATGGTTGCTTCACCTTCACCAAGTTCATGTGCCAGACTTAATGGTTTTCCCACAACATATACTTTAAGAGATGATGGTGCCATTGGTTATTATGGTGATCAAGTTGCTGCTGCGACATCAAATTCATTTCATGATAAGGAGTATGGTGATGTTTTTGCAACCCCAAATACATTCAAAGAGTATTATCGTCCTCTTGCAAATCGCCAAACCGATGATGATTTACAA GCATTCCCAGATGCATGGAGATCACTTGCAAAAAGCGAATTCAATGTGATGAATTATGGCGCTGTTGGGAATGGCCAAGTTGATGATACACAA GCCTTTCTAAAAGCATGGGGAGATGTTTGTGGATCCACTCAAGGCCTCCCTGCACTTATTATACCAAAGGGCAACACTTTCTTGCTCAATTCTGTGGAGTTTAAAGGACCTTGCAAGGCTGCAAGTGTAAATTTCCAG CTAAGTGGGAACATTGTTGCACCAAATAATATAAATGCTTGGAAAGACAAGGAGAAATGGATTCAGTTTTATGATGTTGAAGGGCTGATAATCAATGGAGGAGGTCAAATTGATGGTCAAGGTGAGGTTTGGTGGAAAGTTTGCGACAATTCAAATTGCCAACGACCAACATCT TGTGATGGTCTCCGCTTGAGTGATATTACACATATTAATAGTCCGAGAAACCATATATTCATCATGGGCAGCAATGGCGTTCAAATTTCAGATATCCTTATTAGGGCTCCTGATGAAAGTCCAAACACTGATGGAATTAAAATCTCTAGATCAACCAACATTAACATTCACAATTCTTTTATAGGCACTG GTGACGACTGTATTGCAATCATTTCTGGTTCATCTCATATCAACATTACTAATGTTATGTGTGGTCCAGGCCATGGTATAAG TGTTGGAAGTCTTGGTAAGGAAGGTGCTTATAACACAGTGGAAGATGTGCAAGTGAGAAACTGCACCCTGAAGGGAACAGATAATGGAGCAAGAATCAAGACATGGCAA GGCGGGTCAGGGTATGCTAGGAACATCAGTTTTGAGGATATCATAATTCAAGAAGTCAAGAACCCCATCATTATAGACCAGAAGTATATTGATAAGAGCATTGCTGGAACTGGAACCTTGCTTGGCCAAGGAAGTGCTGTAAAAGTGAGCGATGTGACATTCCGTAACATTCGAGGATCTGTTGCTGGGGAAACAGCCATTACTTTGGACTGTGACGATCAAATTGGTTGCAAAAACATTGTAATGGATAACATAGACTTGACTTCATCTGTTCCTGGCAAGAAGGTTTCTGCCCAGTGCAAGAACGTTCAAGGATTTTCTACTTCATTATCTCCTAGTGTGCCATGCCTTTAA
- the LOC112203163 gene encoding probable polygalacturonase At3g15720 isoform X1 gives MEGRILATMFLFMIIMVASPSPSSCARLNGFPTTYTLRDDGAIGYYGDQVAAATSNSFHDKEYGDVFATPNTFKEYYRPLANRQTDDDLQAFPDAWRSLAKSEFNVMNYGAVGNGQVDDTQAFLKAWGDVCGSTQGLPALIIPKGNTFLLNSVEFKGPCKAASVNFQLSGNIVAPNNINAWKDKEKWIQFYDVEGLIINGGGQIDGQGEVWWKVCDNSNCQRPTSVLHIYQCDGLRLSDITHINSPRNHIFIMGSNGVQISDILIRAPDESPNTDGIKISRSTNINIHNSFIGTGDDCIAIISGSSHINITNVMCGPGHGISVGSLGKEGAYNTVEDVQVRNCTLKGTDNGARIKTWQGGSGYARNISFEDIIIQEVKNPIIIDQKYIDKSIAGTGTLLGQGSAVKVSDVTFRNIRGSVAGETAITLDCDDQIGCKNIVMDNIDLTSSVPGKKVSAQCKNVQGFSTSLSPSVPCL, from the exons ATGGAGGGTCGAATACTTGCTACGATGTTTTTGTTCATGATCATTATGGTTGCTTCACCTTCACCAAGTTCATGTGCCAGACTTAATGGTTTTCCCACAACATATACTTTAAGAGATGATGGTGCCATTGGTTATTATGGTGATCAAGTTGCTGCTGCGACATCAAATTCATTTCATGATAAGGAGTATGGTGATGTTTTTGCAACCCCAAATACATTCAAAGAGTATTATCGTCCTCTTGCAAATCGCCAAACCGATGATGATTTACAA GCATTCCCAGATGCATGGAGATCACTTGCAAAAAGCGAATTCAATGTGATGAATTATGGCGCTGTTGGGAATGGCCAAGTTGATGATACACAA GCCTTTCTAAAAGCATGGGGAGATGTTTGTGGATCCACTCAAGGCCTCCCTGCACTTATTATACCAAAGGGCAACACTTTCTTGCTCAATTCTGTGGAGTTTAAAGGACCTTGCAAGGCTGCAAGTGTAAATTTCCAG CTAAGTGGGAACATTGTTGCACCAAATAATATAAATGCTTGGAAAGACAAGGAGAAATGGATTCAGTTTTATGATGTTGAAGGGCTGATAATCAATGGAGGAGGTCAAATTGATGGTCAAGGTGAGGTTTGGTGGAAAGTTTGCGACAATTCAAATTGCCAACGACCAACATCT GTTCTCCATATTTACCAGTGTGATGGTCTCCGCTTGAGTGATATTACACATATTAATAGTCCGAGAAACCATATATTCATCATGGGCAGCAATGGCGTTCAAATTTCAGATATCCTTATTAGGGCTCCTGATGAAAGTCCAAACACTGATGGAATTAAAATCTCTAGATCAACCAACATTAACATTCACAATTCTTTTATAGGCACTG GTGACGACTGTATTGCAATCATTTCTGGTTCATCTCATATCAACATTACTAATGTTATGTGTGGTCCAGGCCATGGTATAAG TGTTGGAAGTCTTGGTAAGGAAGGTGCTTATAACACAGTGGAAGATGTGCAAGTGAGAAACTGCACCCTGAAGGGAACAGATAATGGAGCAAGAATCAAGACATGGCAA GGCGGGTCAGGGTATGCTAGGAACATCAGTTTTGAGGATATCATAATTCAAGAAGTCAAGAACCCCATCATTATAGACCAGAAGTATATTGATAAGAGCATTGCTGGAACTGGAACCTTGCTTGGCCAAGGAAGTGCTGTAAAAGTGAGCGATGTGACATTCCGTAACATTCGAGGATCTGTTGCTGGGGAAACAGCCATTACTTTGGACTGTGACGATCAAATTGGTTGCAAAAACATTGTAATGGATAACATAGACTTGACTTCATCTGTTCCTGGCAAGAAGGTTTCTGCCCAGTGCAAGAACGTTCAAGGATTTTCTACTTCATTATCTCCTAGTGTGCCATGCCTTTAA